The proteins below are encoded in one region of Peromyscus eremicus chromosome 10, PerEre_H2_v1, whole genome shotgun sequence:
- the Ibsp gene encoding bone sialoprotein 2: protein MKTALILLSILGMACAFSMKNFHRRVKAEDSEENGVFKYRPRYFLYKHAYFYPSLKRFPVQGGSDSSEENGDGDSSEEEGEEETSNEEENNEDSEGNEEEEAEAQNTTLSGVTVAYGAETTMGTGAVGLAALQLPKKAADAESEPAKKKESDEEEEEEEEENENEEAEVDENEQVVNGTSTNSTEVDGGNGSSGGDNGEEGEEQSVTEGTTAGREQISDGPKTADLLDGFQHTTPPPEAYGTTPPPFRKTTTAEYGGEYEQMGNNEDNGEYQVYDNENGEPRGDNYRAYEDEYSYYKGRGYEGYDGQDYYYHQ from the exons ATGAAGACTGCTTTAATTTTGCTCAGCATTTTGGGAATGGCTTGTGCTTTCTCA ATGAAAAATTTCCATCGCAGAGTCAAAGCTGAAGATTCTGAGGAAAATGGG gTCTTTAAGTACCGGCCACGCTATTTTCTTTACAAGCATGCCTACTTTTATCCATCTCTAAAACGGTTTCCAGTCCAG gGAGGCAGCGACTCTTCTGAAGAAAACGGAGATGGTGATAGttcagaggaagagggggaagag GAGACTTCAAATGAAGAGGAAAACAATGAAGATTCGGAggggaatgaagaggaggaggccGAGGCCCAGAACACCACACTGTCTGGTGTAACAGTTGCCTATGGGGCGGAGACCAcgatgggaacaggggctgtagGGCTAGCTGCACTCCAGCTGCCCAAGAAG GCTGCAGATGCAGAAAGTGAGCCcgcaaaaaagaaggaaagcgatgaagaagaggaggaggaggaggaagaaaacgaAAACGAAGAAGCAGAAGTCGATGAAAACGAGCAGGTCGTCAACGGCACCAGCACCAACTCCACCGAGGTGGACGGCGGGAACGGCAGCAGTGGAGGAGACAatggagaagaaggggaggaacagAGTGTCACTGAAGGGACCACAGCGGGCAGGGAGCAGATCAGCGACGGCCCCAAGACAGCTGACCTTCTGGACGGGTTTCAGCATACCACCCCACCACCCGAAGCCTACGGGACCACGCCCCCACCATTCCGAAAAACCACCACTGCTGAGTATGGGGGAGAATACGAACAAATGGGCAACAATGAGGACAACGGTGAGTATCAAGTCTACGACAACGAGAACGGGGAGCCTCGCGGGGACAATTACCGCGCCTATGAGGACGAATACAGCTACTACAAGGGGCGTGGCTATGAAGGCTACGATGGTCAAGATTATTACTACCACCAGTGA